The following are encoded in a window of Primulina eburnea isolate SZY01 chromosome 4, ASM2296580v1, whole genome shotgun sequence genomic DNA:
- the LOC140829571 gene encoding probable polygalacturonase, whose translation MKRLAVLLFLLVSSYAVEYNGECKTAWPLTPRHHSVSVSEFGAVGDGITLNTIAFQNAIFYLKSFVDKGGAQLYVPAGMWLIGCINLTSHLTLFLEKDAVILGSQDYSHWSVVGPLPSYGGGLEVPGRYRSLITGQNLTDVVITGNNGTIDGQGLVWWEEVNEQSSNHSRPHLIELIGSTNVFISNLTFLNAPASNIHPAYCSHLRVQNITMYSPPDSPYISGIVPDSSKHICIENCNISMGYDAIALKSGWDEYGIAYGKPTTKVHIREVLLTSSSGSGIAFGSEMSGGILNILVEHLHIVDSLSGIQLKTERGRGGYVKNIQISDVFMENLKEGIQATGHYDSHPDKKFDPDALPVVSEISFKDIVGVNVTTLGNFSGIDESPFTSICLSNVSFSFTSVDPSLRWLCSNVIGSSINVSPEPCTELQSPFSNCE comes from the exons ATGAAGAGGCTT GCAGTACTTCTTTTTCTCCTGGTATCGAGTTATGCTGTAGAGTACAATGGAGAATGCAAGACTGCCTGGCCATTAACTCCCAGACATCACAGCGTTTCTGTTTCTGAATTTGGGGCAGTTGGAGATGGGATAACTTTGAACACTATAGCATTTCAGAATGCCATTTTCTATCTCAAGTCCTTTGTGGATAAGGGTGGTGCGCAGCTATATGTTCCGGCAGGCATGTGGCTTATCGGATGCATCAATCTTACTAGCCATCTTACCTTATTCCTTGAAAAAGATGCTGTTATTCTTGGTTCTCAG GATTACAGTCACTGGAGTGTCGTTGGACCACTGCCTTCTTATGGTGGAGGCCTTGAGGTACCTGGTAGATATCGCAGCTTGATCACTGGTCAGAATTTAACTGATGTGGTTATAACTG GCAATAATGGAACTATTGATGGTCAGGGTTTGGTTTGGTGGGAAGAAGTGAATGAACAGTCCTCAAATCACAGTCGACCACATTTAATAGAATTAATTGGCTCCACCAATGTTTTCATATCAAACTTAACCTTCTTGAATGCACCTGCTTCGAACATACACCCAGCTTATTGCAG CCACTTGCGAGTTCAGAACATTACTATGTATTCTCCACCTGACTCTCCATATATTAGCGGAATAGTTCCAG ATTCTTCCAAGCATATTTGCATTGAGAACTGCAACATTAGCATGGGATATGATGCAATTGCTCTTAAAAGTGGTTGGGACGAATATGGCATTGCATACGGCAAACCAACCACCAAAGTTCACATTCGAGAAGTTCTCCTGACATCTTCTTCAGGCTCAGGAATAGCATTTGGTAGTGAAATGTCTGGTGGCATTTTGAATATCCTAGTCGAGCACCTCCATATAGTTGATTCATTATCCGGCATTCAGCTAAAGACGGAGAGAGGAAGGGGTGGTTATGTAAAAAACATACAAATATCAGATGTTTTCATGGAAAATTTAAAGGAAGGAATACAAGCTACAGGTCATTATGATTCTCACCCAGACAAAAAATTTGATCCGGATGCTCTTCCAGTGGTTAGTGAAATCTCATTTAAGGACATTGTTGGTGTAAATGTTACTACACTTGGTAATTTTTCAGGAATTGATGAATCTCCATTCACTTCTATATGTCTGTCAAATGTTTCATTTTCATTCACTTCCGTTGATCCATCTTTGCGGTGGTTGTGCTCCAATGTCATTGGCTCATCTATTAATGTATCACCTGAACCTTGTACAGAACTCCAAAGCCCATTTTCCAATtgtgag
- the LOC140829573 gene encoding uncharacterized protein, producing the protein MVKPGSAVPEKIRESTRFYPYFKDCIGAIDGTHIPVTVFGRDTNSYRNRHGTISQNVLAVCNFDLEFIYVLSGWEGSAHDSNVLTDALSRNNRLKVTQCKFFLVDGGYPNRRQFLAPFRGVCYHLQDFTGQGRHPEDAKELFNLRHASLRNVIERLFGIFKSRFKLFKTAPPFKYTTQTEIVLACAALHNFFRKECRSDEFQVETEIEVPPFSSEQVYEDDNFGELFDTQEQQRTNANAWRDAIANQMWSDVDHIVDIIMQPATFSDMKCDIPDLKGDNYKIWKERILLQLGWMDIDYVIRKDEPSAITENSIPDDVDLYEK; encoded by the exons ATGGTCAAACCTGGATCTGCAGTGCCCGAAAAAATAAGAGAGAGTACAAGATTTTATCCTTATTTCAAA GATTGCATTGGAGCTATTGATGGCACTCATATTCCTGTCACGGTGTTTGGGCGTGATACTAATAGTTATCGTAATCGTCATGGGACGATTTCTCAAAATGTTTTAGCAGTATGTAACTTTGAtttagaattcatatatgtgctcagtggatgggagGGATCTGCACATGATTCAAACGTATTGACAGatgctttatcaagaaataacAGGCTTAAAGTGACACAAT GTAAATTCTTTTTAGTGGATGGTGGATATCCAAATCGACGTCAATTCTTGGCTCCTTTTCGTGGTGTGTGTTATCATCTCCAAGATTTCACTGGCCAAGGTCGCCACCCTGAAGATGCAAAAGAGTTGTTCAATCTCCGTCATGCTTCTTTGAGGAACGTAATTGAAAGGTTATTTGGCATATTTAAATCGCGGTTCAAATTATTCAAAACTGCTCCTCCGTTTAAATATACAACACAGACAGAGATTGTATTGGCTTGTGCTGCATTACACAATTTTTTTCGCAAGGAGTGTCGTTCTGATGAATTTCAAGTTGAAACCGAGATTGAAGTTCCACCATTTTCATCAGAACAAGTTTACGAAGATGACAACTTTGGTGAATTATTCGATACACAAGAACAACAACGGACAAATGCTAATGCATGGAGAGATGCTATAGCAAATCAAATGTGGAGCGATGTTGATCATATTGTCGATATAA TTATGCAACCTGCGActttttctgatatgaaatgTGACATTCCCGATCTAAAGGgggataattataaaatttggaaagaaagaattcttCTTCAATTAGGGTGgatggatattgattatgttataCGGAAAGACGAACCATCTGCTATTACTGAAAACAGCATTCCGGATGATGTGGATCTTTATGAAAAATGA
- the LOC140830389 gene encoding COBRA-like protein 7 isoform X2, with protein MQPRTKFSGDVTQMEVRIDLVGTQFGVRAPAVPMPHSISLANDGYSCLNPSTRGNETGICCIPDLNSNQNSTFDQDFSQLQNGDLSIMYDVTSTYESYYWVHVTISNQNPFGRLDNWNLKWDWMEGEFINSMRGAYPKVVDAGDCIFGDQGNFYQNFDFSKVLSCDRTPTIMDLPLSRTNDTNFGLIPFCCRNGTILSPFMDLRRSKSAFQMQVYKMPPNLNSTHLTPPRNWKINSTVGPDYQCGQPIRVIPNHFPDPSGLPSTTSTVASWQVTCNITRLNSKKPKCCVSFSSFFNDSIIPCNTCACGCGNNNASNSNNVCSATEPPLLLPSEALLVPFDNRTRMAKEFASLKSRDVPNPLPCGDNCGVSINWHLLSDFRDGWTSRITLFNWGESDIADWYAAAELDKAMPGFEKVYSIDGKALPNANTTLFLQGLPGKNYLIAERNGSNPRKDPPVPGTQQSVISFTKKQTQGIEVSQGDGFPTKVYFNGEECSLPTMLPSDSYKIDSSSFILIAIFSMLFYL; from the exons ATGCAACCGAGAACAAAATTCTCAG GAGATGTTACTCAAATGGAAGTGCGGATCGATTTGGTCGGCACTCAGTTTGGAGTGAGGGCTCCAGCTGTTCCCATGCCCCATAGTATTAGTCTTGCTAATGATGGCTATTCTTGCTTAAATCCTTCTACTCGAG GCAACGAGACTGGTATTTGCTGTATCCCCGACTTGAACTCAAACCAAAACAGCACATTCGACCAAGATTTCTCGCAACTGCAAAATGGTGATCTCTCAATCATGTACGATGTGACGAGTACTTATGAATCATACTACTGGGTACATGTCACAATATCAAACCAAAACCCCTTTGGTAGGCTCGATAACTGGAACCTGAAGTGGGATTGGATGGAAGGGGAATTCATCAATTCCATGAGAGGGGCTTATCCTAAAGTTGTTGATGCTGGTGACTGTATATTTGGTGATCAGGGCAACTTCTACCAGAATTTCGATTTCTCCAAGGTTTTGAGTTGTGACCGAACCCCTACAATCATGGATCTCCCTCTTTCTAGGACTAACGACACGAATTTTGGATTGATTCCTTTCTGTTGTCGAAACGGGACCATTCTTTCGCCTTTTATGGACTTGAGAAGATCCAAATCGGCCTTTCAGATGCAAGTCTACAAGATGCCACCAAACCTCAATAGCACTCACCTCACACCTCCACGGAACTGGAAAATCAACAGCACGGTCGGGCCTGATTACCAGTGCGGGCAGCCAATCCGGGTCATCCCCAACCATTTCCCCGACCCGAGTGGATTACCCTCCACAACATCAACCGTCGCCAGCTGGCAAGTCACCTGCAACATCACCAGGTTAAATTCAAAGAAGCCGAAGTGTTGCGTGTCATTCTCTTCCTTTTTCAACGATTCCATCATTCCATGCAACACTTGCGCCTGTGGCTGCGGAAACAACAATGCTAGCAACTCCAACAACGTCTGCAGCGCCACTGAGCCGCCACTCCTCCTCCCATCAGAAGCCCTTTTAGTCCCATTTGATAACAGAACTAGGATGGCCAAAGAATTTGCGAGTTTGAAAAGCCGGGACGTCCCAAATCCATTGCCTTGTGGAGATAATTGTGGAGTCAGCATAAACTGGCACTTGCTCAGCGATTTCAGAGATGGATGGACTTCAAGAATCACGCTTTTTAACTGGGGGGAAAGCGATATCGCAGATTGGTATGCCGCAGCTGAACTGGATAAAGCCATGCCTGGATTTGAAAAGGTTTACTCCATAGATGGAAAAGCCCTTCCTAATGCCAACACCACGCTGTTTCTACAGGGGCTCCCGGGAAAAAACTACTTGATTGCCGAAAGAAACGGATCGAACCCCAGAAAAGATCCACCGGTTCCGGGCACTCAACAATCGGTGATATCTTTTACCAAGAAACAGACACAGGGTATTGAAGTAAGCCAAGGAGATGGCTTCCCCACAAAAGTTTACTTCAATGGGGAGGAATGCTCGCTGCCAACAATGCTTCCCAGCGATTCTTATAAAATTGATTCATCCTCGTTTATACTCATCGCCATCTTTTCaatgttattttatttgtag
- the LOC140830389 gene encoding COBRA-like protein 7 isoform X1, with product MAISFHIIPSFSITLSIFSIFSVLPLSLSQPAVCNGVLLTYRYETGSEISPILYPSDPTHQPYRFVSTLFVRNNGPNKLNNWRVFVGFQHNEILVSANGGVLADGTALPANVGNGTILSGSSVTDLNSAIQTAGDVTQMEVRIDLVGTQFGVRAPAVPMPHSISLANDGYSCLNPSTRGNETGICCIPDLNSNQNSTFDQDFSQLQNGDLSIMYDVTSTYESYYWVHVTISNQNPFGRLDNWNLKWDWMEGEFINSMRGAYPKVVDAGDCIFGDQGNFYQNFDFSKVLSCDRTPTIMDLPLSRTNDTNFGLIPFCCRNGTILSPFMDLRRSKSAFQMQVYKMPPNLNSTHLTPPRNWKINSTVGPDYQCGQPIRVIPNHFPDPSGLPSTTSTVASWQVTCNITRLNSKKPKCCVSFSSFFNDSIIPCNTCACGCGNNNASNSNNVCSATEPPLLLPSEALLVPFDNRTRMAKEFASLKSRDVPNPLPCGDNCGVSINWHLLSDFRDGWTSRITLFNWGESDIADWYAAAELDKAMPGFEKVYSIDGKALPNANTTLFLQGLPGKNYLIAERNGSNPRKDPPVPGTQQSVISFTKKQTQGIEVSQGDGFPTKVYFNGEECSLPTMLPSDSYKIDSSSFILIAIFSMLFYL from the exons ATGGCCATCTCTTTTCATATCATTCCCAGCTTCTCCATAACACTTTCAATTTTCTCCATCTTTTCTGTACTTCCCCTTTCTCTTTCTCAACCTGCAGTGTGCAACGGCGTCTTGCTTACTTACCGTTACGAAACCGGGAGTGAAATCTCTCCCATCCTATACCCATCTGACCCCACCCACCAGCCGTATCGCTTCGTATCCACCTTGTTTGTCCGCAACAACGGGCCCAACAAACTCAACAACTGGCGAGTTTTTGTGGGCTTCCAGCACAATGAAATCTTGGTATCTGCTAATGGTGGGGTGCTTGCTGATGGCACAGCTCTGCCGGCCAACGTTGGCAATGGTACCATTTTGTCGGGTTCTTCCGTGACTGATCTCAATTCAGCCATTCAAACTGCAGGAGATGTTACTCAAATGGAAGTGCGGATCGATTTGGTCGGCACTCAGTTTGGAGTGAGGGCTCCAGCTGTTCCCATGCCCCATAGTATTAGTCTTGCTAATGATGGCTATTCTTGCTTAAATCCTTCTACTCGAG GCAACGAGACTGGTATTTGCTGTATCCCCGACTTGAACTCAAACCAAAACAGCACATTCGACCAAGATTTCTCGCAACTGCAAAATGGTGATCTCTCAATCATGTACGATGTGACGAGTACTTATGAATCATACTACTGGGTACATGTCACAATATCAAACCAAAACCCCTTTGGTAGGCTCGATAACTGGAACCTGAAGTGGGATTGGATGGAAGGGGAATTCATCAATTCCATGAGAGGGGCTTATCCTAAAGTTGTTGATGCTGGTGACTGTATATTTGGTGATCAGGGCAACTTCTACCAGAATTTCGATTTCTCCAAGGTTTTGAGTTGTGACCGAACCCCTACAATCATGGATCTCCCTCTTTCTAGGACTAACGACACGAATTTTGGATTGATTCCTTTCTGTTGTCGAAACGGGACCATTCTTTCGCCTTTTATGGACTTGAGAAGATCCAAATCGGCCTTTCAGATGCAAGTCTACAAGATGCCACCAAACCTCAATAGCACTCACCTCACACCTCCACGGAACTGGAAAATCAACAGCACGGTCGGGCCTGATTACCAGTGCGGGCAGCCAATCCGGGTCATCCCCAACCATTTCCCCGACCCGAGTGGATTACCCTCCACAACATCAACCGTCGCCAGCTGGCAAGTCACCTGCAACATCACCAGGTTAAATTCAAAGAAGCCGAAGTGTTGCGTGTCATTCTCTTCCTTTTTCAACGATTCCATCATTCCATGCAACACTTGCGCCTGTGGCTGCGGAAACAACAATGCTAGCAACTCCAACAACGTCTGCAGCGCCACTGAGCCGCCACTCCTCCTCCCATCAGAAGCCCTTTTAGTCCCATTTGATAACAGAACTAGGATGGCCAAAGAATTTGCGAGTTTGAAAAGCCGGGACGTCCCAAATCCATTGCCTTGTGGAGATAATTGTGGAGTCAGCATAAACTGGCACTTGCTCAGCGATTTCAGAGATGGATGGACTTCAAGAATCACGCTTTTTAACTGGGGGGAAAGCGATATCGCAGATTGGTATGCCGCAGCTGAACTGGATAAAGCCATGCCTGGATTTGAAAAGGTTTACTCCATAGATGGAAAAGCCCTTCCTAATGCCAACACCACGCTGTTTCTACAGGGGCTCCCGGGAAAAAACTACTTGATTGCCGAAAGAAACGGATCGAACCCCAGAAAAGATCCACCGGTTCCGGGCACTCAACAATCGGTGATATCTTTTACCAAGAAACAGACACAGGGTATTGAAGTAAGCCAAGGAGATGGCTTCCCCACAAAAGTTTACTTCAATGGGGAGGAATGCTCGCTGCCAACAATGCTTCCCAGCGATTCTTATAAAATTGATTCATCCTCGTTTATACTCATCGCCATCTTTTCaatgttattttatttgtag